Part of the Quercus robur chromosome 5, dhQueRobu3.1, whole genome shotgun sequence genome, ACAGAAgagaaaaatgatataaaacTTAACATTTTAAGTTGACCCCTGTAGCATGattaattttcttctcttttgtatttttaattttgaagttGAAAAATATGGCTCTAACTGATGGTTTTGAACACATCCAGAGAAGGTTCTATTGTGATGGTGTTTAATTGATCTGTTATTTACATATGTTCATACTTATTTATAAATGTCAAGTGACTATGATCGTGTGTGTAGAAgactcatttttttcattaatcaatATGTAAAAGACTCTTGTCATCATGGCTCTTGTATTAATTTAATCCCAAGATCCTACGAAAATGTTTTCAGTAGAGGAGATATCCTATTATGATTGAAttgctggatgatgtttttgtaTGCTGATAAATGTAAagcattttttggattttcataTTTAAGCCAGGACAAGAGGTCACTTGTAAtgtatatatgtaaaaaaagaTATTGCAGAACTATATAGAATTGAAGTGTAATTGAATTAGACACCACATTGGGTAAAGATTTTACTTAGAGGTGCTAGTAAAATTTTACTTGGTGTGTGTAATTTCCAagaaaaaatgtgttaaaaaaatatgctAGAATAGATCTCATTTAGATGTGACAACCAAAAGAAAACATGTCACATTTTAGAGAAGGCATCCATACATTTTGTTTTGGTGTCCAATGATTAaactttcttgtttttgtggaATTTGTAGATGTTGTCTGGCAGCAGATGCCTGATGGTTTTTACTCTTAATTCTTGTATGATCTGAAACTAAGCCAGGGATATTAGTGGGGATCTGTGATGTTAATATCCTAGTGGCTTGTTCCATGGACATCAAAAGGTGAAACATGGGATGTGCTGGTTTTTGTTTTGGCATTCCAGAATTTTATTCTTGTATATTCTTCTTTTATCTTGTATGGCTACCGTGAAAACTTTGAATCCGAGTCCAAAAGATTAAAGGATCCATGAAAAGAGAACTCTGTAGAGGGTATTgcatttttgtcgtgtagtatTTCCTCATCTCTAAATGAAACTCTCCACATGTCTTTTTAGTTGATAATCAAtgaaaacacaaagaaaatgaaaatggctTTCTTAAGCATCAGCTAGCCAGGGTGATGGTGGCGTTTGGGTATTGCTTTTCTTGCGTTGCGttttctgccttttttttttttttttttggggacacGTCTGGCACTGTTCattgtccatgaacagtgccaaacgcgtgaacagtaatttttattttattttattgttttcagttttcagcaaaataagttatatccaaatGGATCCGATGTCACAGcttgttaatttgatttatatgTTTGTGTGGTGCGAAATGCAGATTTTATGTTAATTCTAATTGAGAAGTCTAACATGAGAAGCAAAAGTTGTCCCTTATTTGTCCCCACTGTCCTGATAAGATTCATCATAATCTCatgttccttttcttttatatggtATAATTTTACAGTTAGGTCCATTGTGTACAAGATGTAGCGCAAAAGTAAGTGGTTTCAGATTAgaaataaatgaagaatttaCCAACATAATCATTAAAATTCTTGTAATTAGTCAACTCtatatttaaaattctaatttatgTGGGATAAATTGACAtttaaaagagaacaaaaattggTAAAACAGGTTCATGTTAAAAGGGCTCAACCTGTCATGACATGAATACTGAATTGAGTCATTTCTGGTTGATTATGGGTTAAACAAGTTAACACAGAATTGACCTATTTATTAATCATGTCGAAGTGGGTCAACTTGCTTGACATGAACCCGTTTACACTAAACACTGACCTACAAGAAAACCATGTTGTGTTTGTAGGTTGTGTCTAACATTGTCACCCTTTATGAGATCTGGCTGAAGCTTATAAAATTCTCCCAAGAAATTTCTTATTCTTCATTTGATGTATCTCATGGTACATGTTTGAAATTGCCATGAGGGCTCAAATTGATACCTCAATCATCTTTTGGGAATGGGATGGTAATTAACTGGAGTTAGACATTAATATCAAATAATTATAAGAGTGAGTGCTCttcattttagtaatttttatgcCAGACAACAAAATGGATGTCCTAAAAGCCAATTACTCTATCTAGGTGTTTTTTCATGAAGATGCTTATGTTTTCTTGCctattttcttttagtttaaAAACAACATGGTGGTTGGATGAtgagtttattttactatttcgTAGTTAATGATATCTTTGGAAAAATACCATTTGCTGATTTGCAGATACCAGATTACCCATACTTGGCCTAACAACAGTTCTTAAGTTTTCCTTTGTTGCCTTGATTCTTCAATGGGGGATGCGGAAAATGCCCTTCCACCTTCAAAGAAGAGGTCTGCAGGAAGGGAACTCACTAAAGATAATGCTGGTCTCGATGATGAGGAGGATGCTCCTGAACAAGAGGGCGGAACTTTCAAGAGGGCCAGTGAGGATGTGCTAGCAACCAGAAGAATTGTCAAAGTTCGTCGAAATCAGACAACATTGGCTCCCTCTTCCAATCCATTTGCTGGGATTAGCTTGGTTCCTCCTAAGGAGTCCAATGTAGCCTCAGCTGAGGTTACAAGTGAAGCACAAGCTGCTGGTGAGAAGACAGTTTCAGATGATGTAGATGGAGAAGATGACGCGGAAAAGGGGAATGAAAAGGGTAAAGATGAGGAGAATAAGCAGTTAGAGAGCAAAGATGATAAGGCAGGGGATGAATCTGCAGTAGATAAGGAGAACGCTGTGGAGGAGAACAGCAATATTGGGAGTGAGGCAACTGAACCGAAGATAGACAATGAACAAACTGCAAAAGAAGAGAAGACTGAAGATGAATACAAGAAAGATGATTACAGTGAAAAAGTGAATTCTGGTGCGGAAGGCACTCCTTTGAGCTCATTCCAACAGCTTTCAAGCAGCAAAAATGCCTTCACTGGTCTTGCTGGAACTGGAATATCCACTTCTACATTTTCCTTTGGGTCTATTTCAAAGGATGGGTCTGCACTTGGTACTGCTTCTGCATCACTTTTTGGGGTGAAAGATGACAAGCCTTTTGGCCTTGCTCCCTCTAATAATGGAAGTTCTTCAATTTTTGGTGCATCAGGGGCTTCCACTGCTTCAAAGAGTGAGGGAAGTGGTTTCCCATCAAAGCAGGAGGTTGTGATGGAGACTGGGGAAGAACAGGAGAGAGTGGTTTTCACTGCTGATTCCGTGATGTTTGAATTTGTTGATGGAGGTTGGAAGGAACGTGGAAAGGGAGAACTAAAGGTGAATGTCTCCACCACTGGCACGGAAAAAGCCAGACTTGTTATGCGAGCCAGAGGGAATTACAGGTTGATTTTGAATGCAAGTCTTTACCCAGATATGAAGCTCACAAATATGGAGAAGAAAGGCATCACATTTGCCTGCGTTAATAGTGCCAGTGAAGGGAAGGATGGTCTTTCTACATTTGCTTTGAAGTTCAAGGATGCTTCCATAGTGGAGGAGTTTCGAGCTGCCGTTACAGCACATAAAAGCAAGACCTCTGAAATTCTGaagactccagagaactcccCCAAGGCTTCTGATGATTGAAAGTTGCTCTCTTTGATGCACAGAGAATATCATTTTCTGACGAGAAGTGTGTCCTGGTAGTAGTTGTCCTTTCTCCACACAGAAGAGAAAGTTGTTTTAGATTTCGGAAATCCTCAGTCCTTATGCAGCAGAGTTATAGAGTCCTATCCTTTTTGTTGTAGTCTAATTTCAGTCTAGTCTGCGAGAAAATACTTAATTCTGGGAAAGTCCTTGCTTCAGACTGCATAATTTGAGCTTGGAAGACATTAAATGTTGGTCAGAGTTTTATAGTTAATCCCCTAAATTTGGGATATATATTGAACTGCAGTGTCATATTTTGGATTATATCTTCTTGATCCCGGAAGACAACCATGGGAAAACCCGAATTGCATTGGTTGTATAATGTTATTATATATCTCCcttaagttttataattttgacATTATCGCCTTTGATGTCATTTATGTCTTTCTTCCCGTAATACTGGACCACTACATAAGGGGAACCCTCTCTAACACCAATGAGCTGCAACAGCCAGGGACTTGTATTTCCTTATCAGGTATCACAAGTCTCTGAGAATCTAAATAATGCTTGTAACATGTCATCGAACCTGGtaattccttttatttattttctgtttttgctGATCATGGTGTTTCATTAGCCTTGCATGGTCGGTACTTCTATACATGTGCATGTTTGAATCTACAAGTGTCTTATCACACGGGAAAATATGTTCATTTGCTTGGAAAAGATCTCGCTAAGGAGAATCTGTTATGAACGGGATAAATAAATTACTAAATATAAAAGATAATCAATTCGAGATAACCAATTTCTTGAACTTGAGAGGGAGAATAGactttttggattaattttctaCTTCATTCTCATTAATGCATTCAACATATGTAAATAGCTAAGGATGAGATAACTTCATCAACAAATCCTAAAACATAAGAACCAATCCTATCCTAAAACataagaattaatttaaatacatataaataacaatactaaGCTATCTAGGAAGCCTTATTCTATTACTAaactaatttaaataatttatccaGTAACAGAATAACCATGCCTTTGGAGGTCTCATGAGACCGTCTCATAAAATACCCCCTTCTTTCACAATGCATTTGATGGATATTCGTTGGAAAGTTTAGTTCTGCAAATGCTAAATGACAGTTTTTGACTTGTTAGGCTATTACAACAATACCACAATCGACAGTAGATAAGAAAAATAGCAATAGCTTTATCATGATTTGGGCCATGAGTATTTAGCTTCAACAGAATCACCCTCTAAAGTTGTTTGAGCCCTTCTGCAAGAGAACCAAGATCAAGGTAAAATATCAATGCACTTTATAATCATGTCCAAATGCGAGCAATGAAATTTTAAGATGTAAAAGGACAATTCATCTGTTGATTTTGTAGGATGTAAACTTAGGATTTGTGGGTGAGAATGATTTGTCAAGACAAATAGATATATTCTCATAGTTATCATGGGTTATAGACATATAAGGAGAATCCATATTTATGTTGAgtgaaaaataggaaaaaagcaCCCCAAGATATaagttttaatatattttggccaaatttatacttatataataataaaataaaacaacactGATCAAAATCCATTATTCATGATATAGATTATAACCTGTCATTAACTCTCATAAAACTCacaaacaaaaatcaacaaATCTCCCATAACGCATAGATTGAATTTTATCTTCCAATTCtcacatatataataaacaattataataacaattaattatataaaaaaaaaaaaaaaggttatagtACCACTctatttattaaattcataagtccttatttcttttttctttttataaattataagaccacttttaaataatttttttaaaaatcactCTGAACAAGAATAATTACACCTTATTACTATTCTTGTAATAATTTGGCATTCTAAATCAATAAGAAAAGcttcaaaattattttctaatggATTAGACTTAACAAATCGTTAGCTCCAACTTATGAGGTGTCTTTACCCGTATATTTTTAAGCACTTTCTTtgcacaaattttaatttgttacctTGACACATGTAACCACACTCACATGAATGCGGGTCACACATGTGACACTTACACCAAATACCATTTCCTTTGCACCCTTGTTTGTGGGGAGGTTGTACTCCAGATCATCAACAAATGATGCAATTAGTTGGGTTCGACATTATTTAAACTTCTCAAAGAACTTGACTTGCAAATTTGCAATCATTTCTAGTACATTCTATgcaaatctctctcttttttgtccATCATAATATTTCCTTTGTTGATTTAACTAAATTATCTATTATACTTTTTGTTAAACCATGTACTAACATGCAAGCCACTTTTAACTGCACATGTCTCACCAGTTAACTTGTATAAACTGATTGAAAGTTCTCTCTCTTTGTCATCATAAAAGCACCTTGTAGATAAAATACCACATCCAACATTTGTAAATTACACAAATATCCCTCAAACTTTCAACAATTACACAGATGCTCCTCCAATTTCCACTTTATAAATTTCCCAAATTACCAAAGCACCTCCAAAAATTAGCAAGATACCCAAAACCTACCCAAGTTACAAAAATACTCCTTCAAcacttaaaattaccaaaataccccatagCACTCGAAAAATTGTTGGAATACACCGGAACATATAAAATTACCAAATCACCCCAAACTTCTTTCAAATATCCAAAATACCTCTAAGGGGCACTAGAAAACATCATGAGGCTCACAAAGTAGATCTCAAGGGTCTAATCAAAATAGTGCAACCTGAAGATGGAACTCCCCACTCTTCAAAACTAGAGTAAGCCTAATAGTAGACTATTCAGTTCAAATATGTAAATATGAGCCTTAGGCACATCCAAATATTGGATCCCAGTCAAGATAATTGCTGTTAAAGTGTCCGATTATAGTCAAGTCAGGTTATCAGGGTCATGATTTTCATATTGTCaagtaacctttttttttttttttaagaaggcaCTATCAAGTAGCTGTTAAGTGTCCATTCGGAATTTGTTTTTtaccttaaattttattaatcaataaagacaacaaaactattttttttttaataataaataagcaaacttttattctttatttctgTCTTAATTTTAGCTCAAAAAGTTAATGATCGAATTCAATATGCTTTGTTCAAATTAGGAACAAATGCAATATTCCAAATGAATGAATTGCACTAACTATATGTGTGTGACAGTGTGAgcgtgtgtgagagagaggaaattatTGGGTATTTCTGGTATTTACTGATTATTAAAGTGCCAATGGGCTCATGAATCATGATACATAAggcctttttttcttctaaataatTACTTTATTGAAACATAAACAGATGATTACGAAAGGGGAGAGGATCTGTCACCATCTTTACCTAACGCTCGAGCCACCAAATTAGGAAGACTAGAGAGGGCAACCGGCCCTATCCAATTGAACAAAGTGCCCAAAATGTTATCAAACTCAGATTAATAGTATGGCCCCCGTGATATCAGTGGTCCCCAATTTTCGTCGTCCCATACTCcgattgtttttttattttttactatatatatttttgtcatttgCTTATTCATAATTGAGTTAGataattataagtttataacctGAGGGATGGAGAATTCAACAATATATAACAATGAACTAGAAGACTCTTGATCCTCTACTGTTTACTCTTATtgttaacaatataaattaTAGGAATACATCTAGATTCTAGATTAAAATTTGTGACAACCTAATCCTGTAACCCATATATGACTCTTTAGATAAAAAGCTATTGGGATTTAAAGAACACTACTCATTTGCAATAACATCATAAACCAAACCTTAATTCCTTGAATAGGGTGATTTAACTTTTGGTGCATGACTGTGAGCAAGAATCCACACAACTATCCACTTTCTCTTCACCTACAAATAGATATGAACCCccaaaatataatgtaaataatttgaagaaaatagaGCTATTaggaagtgagagagagagagagagagagagagagagagagagagagagaataatactTGGGAATTCTTTGGTGCTGAAATTGGTGCACAAGGACGAAGCACAACCAAGTTTGCAGAAGTAATCGTTGTCTCTATGGGTAAAGTCTATAGGGAAGCTGGGTTTGATGCAATCTATCAAGCACTTGAAGGGGCAAGAGATAGCTGATTGGTTGGGTGTGATAATACAAAGAATGAAGCAACCCTGGTTGCAACTCTTAAACGAGGCTGTGGACTCCTTCACAAGCACCCCCATCACAAAACAAAGCAGCAGaagtgatatatattttttctccattcttcttttcctttactAAAGGACTACAAGAAATTGCAAGTTGAATATAGACAACTATTTTGTCCAAGACTCCCACGCTTTATAAAGACTCAGTAACTAgctgatcaaaaaaaaaaaaaagactcagtAACTAGTGTTCAGTGGATGCACAGTTTGATGGTGGAGTGAAAATGAGAAGTGAATTATGAAACCCAGTATAGACAAAATAGTTGAATATAGACAAAATAGTTACAAGTGTTCAGTGGATGCACTGTGAAACCCAGTAGCAACACTGAATTATGAAACTCAGTAACTACGGAATTACTATTATAAATTTACAAGGTTATTGTAACTacacaattattatatatatatatatattaaacttgtaaatttataccattatatattgattaatgtgagttattttttgataaaattgtgtaaattttataCATTTCTCTATTATGCACCGACTTATGTGAGTGTTCTTAGAGCAATTGCATCAATTGATGCAAAAtcttacaaaatagaaaaaattgctcatcttacaaaatagaaaaacaattttctcattcaaaaccaaaaaaaaaaaatggcgtTTTCACTGTTTTCTACTCCACAGCAACCACAACAACAATCCTGTTTCAACCTCAAACTCGGTCTTTTCAACCAAGTAGTCCATTCTTTCCTCAACAACAGTAGCAACAGTTGTTTCAACCacaacagcagcaacaacaatTGTTCCATCCTGAGTCACAGAAAATTCTCCTCCAGATCGAGtatgtttttttctcttatttcctagttcttgattttttttttttcttttttgctatgttttctgtttggttgccgagagaATGTGGAAAAATTAACAGAAACAATGCAAGATTgagtcttttctttttcccactTGTTATAGTCTCTTGGGTTTCTAAATAGAGAAACCTTAAAAATTCAAGCTCTTGATCTCGATTTTTGAAGGCTTTgatgatttttggggttttgatggtttttattctttgtttgatCAATGGGTGAAGGGAGTGCTTGATGATGGTGCTTGATGATCTGGGTTTTGATTAGTGGCTGATGATGGTGCACGGTTTGCAGTGGCTGTGCTTGATGATGGTGGATTGATCATTGATGGTGGCttgggttgtgtgtgagaggattttaagagaagagagaagtgtGAAGGGTGaaggaaataattaaaaatcataaaagaataaatattttattgaataaatgtgtagaataggTGTGTAAAAATgggtatgtaaaatagaaaaagtaggtttttttttgcaGTTGCTCTTAGGTGGTTAATCAAAGcactaaaattttatgattaGCATAGACTCCATACGTCCTTCCACATGAGAGACCTCACCAGGGGGTTGGACTGAATCCGATATTGGGACCAAACTCTATTGGTTCAACATTTATTTCCCCACTCATTTCCCTCTCAAAATTTCTTACTTATACTGTTCAATTGGTTTACTGATTAATCCAAGAAATAACTAGAAATTATAACTGTGTTTGATTATATGAATGTGTTTGATTATATGAAGGTTACCTTTGAGGCCACCTATAGGCAATATTGTATCTATTTACCTAGTGAATCTAAGTCCAAAGGAAATCAGTCTGAGCAGGGGCAAAgttaggaatttttgtttggggccAAGTTGCggtacacacatatatacacacatttttttatttgataagttatatatacacacaaaaaagcaaaaagaaaaaaaagagcatagtattctcaatcaaaattatgtttgatgacaatcttttataaaataaaattcatttttagtattttcatagtgaaattcttaaaaagtttcattttcaatacaaattatcaaaattttcaaattttatactaaagtaagtaaaaaatctttcaattgaactaatgaaattttcgaagaaatgaatgaaaaaaaacttGGAGGAATAAGTTATGCTCCAAGCATATTTGAAGCTCGCTTACTTTAACTCATTATATGGCTAttaaagagacatttcatgtgtagttttagtgacaatatttttttaataagtcaaTGTCTTGTTAATTGCTACATAACGGGTCGAAAAAGAGAGATCCAAACATGTTTGATgtcaaaatttatcaaatatttaacagatataagAGCACAttgtacaataaaaaaaaaaaattgtgacaaatAAAGCATGTCTCTATAACTGttagaccaattttttttttttaaagtatcataggactaattcaaatatcaacggggccaactcttatttttgtagactaaattttgaaaacattaaaataattatatatatagtatataaagaaaaatttaaaaagagaagATAAGAAGAGCACACCAAATCCCATTGGTAGCAGCTTGGCATCTTTGGAGGATGAAACAGAGAAGATCATCGCCAACAATTTTGGTGAAAAGACGTAAGGATGCAATGAGGAAAggtataatttcatttttttttctttgattgtttgATCATTTTCTTGTGTGATTCTAACTAATTtcgttcattttttttcttcttcttccttttttttttttttttttttttttttttttttgatttttcacttTAGCTAAGTCGGAGTTGGCCAAACTTGAAGCTCTTGGTACTCATGGTAATTTTacttctattttcaaaaaactacttcATAGTTATGTTCTTTAAATATAGTTGTGTTTTTATTTCTGAAATTTGTTTTCTCTGTGTGTTTTAGACAATTGCTTaaacaaatttatgaaaattttgtacgGTGAGAAGCTAGAAAGCATGGGTGCAGCACCAGGGCTGCCGCACCTGCACTGGACACTCGGCGACATGCCGATTCACACTCGACACACCGATTcgtgttattttttttctcttcgtTTCTCGATTTGCGCCATTTGGGCTAATTTTGGCCGAGTCGCGCTGGTATGGAATTCGCGCCAATTCAGGCCGACTCGCACCAATTTAGCGTCGATTTAGGCTGAGTCACGCTGATTACAACCAAAATTGGCTgaaatacattttaaaaaaaggacCAGTTCCTACTTATTACCTTCAATCAGAAGTTCACATGGGTGCCTGCCAAAAAGCCAACGTAAGTAACATAGaactttcacaaaaaaaaaggaccaGTTTTGAAAGCTATGTGTAATTTTTAGCGTTGAATGTGTAAAACTgacaattttttcttattttaagtTAGTTGAGGCGGGTGCTTTAAGCTTATATAAGTAAGAAAGATTGGGGAGTATTTTGGTACAATCCATTGCACTAAAAACTATAAAGAACCACATtaacttataattatttaagatgtgtcttttattttaattttttcttttag contains:
- the LOC126725541 gene encoding nuclear pore complex protein NUP50A-like isoform X1, which gives rise to MGDAENALPPSKKRSAGRELTKDNAGLDDEEDAPEQEGGTFKRASEDVLATRRIVKVRRNQTTLAPSSNPFAGISLVPPKESNVASAEVTSEAQAAGEKTVSDDVDGEDDAEKGNEKGKDEENKQLESKDDKAGDESAVDKENAVEENSNIGSEATEPKIDNEQTAKEEKTEDEYKKDDYSEKVNSGAEGTPLSSFQQLSSSKNAFTGLAGTGISTSTFSFGSISKDGSALGTASASLFGVKDDKPFGLAPSNNGSSSIFGASGASTASKSEGSGFPSKQEVVMETGEEQERVVFTADSVMFEFVDGGWKERGKGELKVNVSTTGTEKARLVMRARGNYRLILNASLYPDMKLTNMEKKGITFACVNSASEGKDGLSTFALKFKDASIVEEFRAAVTAHKSKTSEILKTPENSPKASDD
- the LOC126725541 gene encoding nuclear pore complex protein NUP50A-like isoform X2 — encoded protein: MGDAENALPPSKKRSAGRELTKDNAGLDDEEDAPEQEGGTFKRASEDVLATRRIVKVRRNQTTLAPSSNPFAGISLVPPKESNVASAEVTSEAQAAGEKTVSDDVDGEDDAEKGNEKGKDEENKQLESKDDKAGDESAVDKENAVEENSNIGSEATEPKIDNEQTAKEEKTEDEYKKDDYSEKVNSGAEGTPLSSFQQLSSSKNAFTGLAGTGISTSTFSFGSISKDGSALGASTASKSEGSGFPSKQEVVMETGEEQERVVFTADSVMFEFVDGGWKERGKGELKVNVSTTGTEKARLVMRARGNYRLILNASLYPDMKLTNMEKKGITFACVNSASEGKDGLSTFALKFKDASIVEEFRAAVTAHKSKTSEILKTPENSPKASDD